A DNA window from Candidatus Roseilinea sp. contains the following coding sequences:
- a CDS encoding amidase codes for MLHHFKPTRYYNTIGAHEPALAVADGDTVVTTCVDAWGQDARGERLTHGPNPMTGPFFVQGAKPGDVLAVRLDRITPNREWGWVRTPLAFNTVDPGFARELPERDQAISRWRIDLAAGTATLESPQPRLGAFTLPLAPMIGCFGVAPDGGQAISTATSGPHGGNMDYNGFVAGVTAYFPVFVEGALFHIGDGHALQGDGEISGTGVEISIEVEFTVRVIERKAIGWPRGEHADFIFTVGNARPLDQALQHATTEMARWLRDDYGLDAHETGILMGQAARYDLGNFFDPAYTMVCKIPRRYLPG; via the coding sequence ATGCTCCATCACTTCAAGCCGACGCGCTACTACAACACCATTGGCGCGCACGAGCCGGCGCTTGCCGTCGCCGACGGCGACACCGTGGTTACTACGTGTGTGGATGCGTGGGGTCAAGACGCGCGCGGCGAGCGCCTGACGCATGGGCCAAACCCGATGACCGGCCCGTTTTTCGTCCAGGGTGCCAAGCCCGGTGACGTGCTGGCCGTGCGTCTGGATCGCATCACCCCCAATCGCGAGTGGGGCTGGGTGCGCACCCCGCTTGCATTCAACACGGTGGATCCAGGCTTTGCGCGCGAGTTGCCCGAACGCGATCAGGCGATTAGCCGATGGCGCATAGACCTGGCTGCCGGCACGGCGACGCTGGAATCGCCACAGCCTCGCCTAGGCGCATTCACGTTGCCGCTCGCGCCGATGATCGGCTGTTTTGGCGTGGCGCCGGACGGCGGCCAGGCCATCAGCACAGCGACATCCGGCCCGCACGGTGGCAATATGGATTACAACGGCTTTGTGGCCGGCGTCACCGCCTACTTCCCGGTGTTCGTCGAGGGCGCGCTGTTCCATATCGGCGATGGTCACGCGCTACAGGGCGATGGCGAAATCAGCGGCACGGGCGTCGAAATCTCGATAGAGGTGGAATTTACTGTGCGCGTGATCGAACGTAAGGCAATCGGCTGGCCGCGCGGCGAGCATGCCGATTTCATCTTCACCGTCGGCAATGCGCGTCCGCTTGACCAGGCGTTGCAGCACGCGACGACCGAGATGGCTCGCTGGCTGCGCGATGACTACGGCCTGGATGCGCACGAGACCGGCATCCTGATGGGCCAGGCTGCCCGATATGACTTGGGCAACTTCTTCGACCCGGCCTACACCATGGTGTGCAAGATTCCGCGCCGCTATTTACCGGGGTGA